The Streptomyces sp. NBC_01244 genome contains a region encoding:
- a CDS encoding slipin family protein — protein MLQELLTAGAVAGVGIAAYVGAAARVVKQYERGVVFRLGRLRGGVRGPGFTFVVPVMDRLRKVNMQIVTMPVPAQEGITRDNVTVRVDAVVYFKVVDAASAIIEVEDYRFAVSQMAQTSLRSIIGKSDLDDLLSNREQLNQGLELMIDSPAVGWGVQIDRVEIKDVSLPETMKRSMARQAEADRERRARIINADAELQASKKLAQAAEVMSEQPAALQLRLLQTVVAVAAEKNSTLVLPFPVELLRFLERAAPSPAAQPSPGPAAPAPAAPSPGLAGPALAVAPADAGAGLGPGAADEPCLDGAPSPPPPAEPDERG, from the coding sequence ATGCTCCAGGAACTGCTGACAGCCGGCGCCGTCGCGGGCGTCGGGATCGCGGCCTACGTGGGCGCCGCCGCCCGGGTGGTGAAGCAGTACGAGCGGGGCGTGGTCTTCCGCCTCGGCCGGCTGCGGGGCGGCGTCCGGGGGCCCGGCTTCACCTTCGTGGTCCCGGTCATGGACCGGCTGCGCAAGGTCAACATGCAGATCGTGACGATGCCGGTGCCCGCCCAGGAGGGGATCACCCGGGACAACGTCACGGTGCGGGTGGACGCGGTCGTGTACTTCAAGGTGGTGGACGCGGCCAGCGCGATCATCGAGGTGGAGGACTACCGCTTCGCCGTCTCCCAGATGGCGCAGACCTCGCTGCGGTCGATCATCGGCAAGTCCGACCTGGACGATCTGCTGTCCAACCGGGAGCAGCTCAACCAGGGCCTGGAGCTGATGATCGACAGTCCGGCGGTGGGCTGGGGCGTCCAGATCGACCGGGTGGAGATCAAGGACGTCTCGCTCCCGGAGACGATGAAGCGGTCGATGGCGCGGCAGGCGGAGGCCGACCGGGAGCGGCGGGCGCGGATCATCAACGCGGATGCGGAGCTCCAGGCCTCGAAGAAGCTGGCGCAGGCGGCGGAGGTCATGTCGGAGCAGCCCGCCGCGCTTCAGCTGCGCCTGCTCCAGACGGTCGTGGCCGTCGCCGCGGAGAAGAACTCCACCCTCGTCCTCCCGTTCCCGGTGGAACTCCTGCGCTTCCTGGAACGCGCGGCCCCGTCGCCCGCGGCGCAGCCGTCTCCGGGACCGGCGGCCCCCGCACCTGCGGCGCCGTCCCCCGGCCTCGCGGGCCCCGCTCTCGCGGTGGCGCCTGCGGACGCCGGTGCGGGGCTCGGCCCCGGGGCGGCGGACGAGCCCTGCCTGGACGGCGCCCCGTCGCCGCCGCCCCCGGCGGAGCCGGACGAGCGCGGCTAG
- a CDS encoding aminoglycoside phosphotransferase family protein has translation MAFEPPQRLVRALGELPESAHVSDWLGQLPRLAEGALARRGVHAQRVQAPGGRSSLVVLVRYADGTPAALKLAPPGLRPDRELAALAHWGGFGAVRVLDTRHHEEDGALLLERLHPEVSLRSLPEAKALLEACGTLRRLWVAPARGHGWETVAERTAEQAEVLRKAPPEAAELASAALAAREELTAAPAEELLLHGNFRQGKVLAGERAPWLAVGPDPMVGERAYDLARLVRDRLEDQMASSAGASGARRRVNKLADALEVDRDRLRGWTLFRAVESGNRALAAGRRRDAELLLEFAGWL, from the coding sequence ATGGCTTTCGAACCGCCGCAGCGGCTCGTACGGGCGCTCGGCGAACTGCCGGAATCGGCGCACGTCTCGGACTGGCTGGGGCAGCTCCCCCGGCTGGCGGAGGGGGCGCTGGCCCGGCGCGGGGTGCACGCCCAGCGGGTGCAGGCCCCCGGCGGCCGCAGCAGCCTGGTCGTCCTCGTCCGGTACGCAGACGGGACCCCGGCCGCGCTGAAGTTGGCCCCGCCGGGGCTCCGGCCCGACCGGGAACTGGCCGCGCTCGCGCACTGGGGCGGCTTCGGGGCCGTACGGGTCCTCGACACGCGCCACCACGAGGAGGACGGGGCGCTGCTGCTGGAACGGCTGCACCCCGAGGTCTCGCTGCGCTCGCTGCCGGAGGCGAAGGCGCTACTGGAGGCCTGCGGCACGCTGCGCAGGCTGTGGGTGGCCCCGGCGCGGGGGCACGGCTGGGAGACGGTCGCCGAGCGGACCGCCGAGCAGGCCGAGGTGCTCCGCAAGGCGCCCCCGGAGGCGGCCGAGCTGGCCTCGGCGGCGCTCGCGGCCCGCGAGGAGCTGACGGCGGCGCCGGCCGAGGAGCTGTTGCTGCACGGGAACTTCCGGCAGGGCAAGGTCCTCGCCGGCGAGCGCGCCCCGTGGCTGGCGGTGGGCCCCGACCCGATGGTCGGCGAGCGGGCCTACGACCTGGCACGGCTGGTACGGGACCGGCTGGAGGACCAGATGGCCTCCTCGGCGGGGGCCTCGGGCGCCCGGCGGCGGGTGAACAAGCTGGCCGACGCCCTGGAGGTGGACCGGGACCGGCTGCGGGGCTGGACGCTGTTCCGGGCCGTCGAATCGGGCAACCGGGCGCTGGCGGCGGGCCGGCGGCGGGATGCTGAGCTGCTGCTGGAGTTCGCGGGCTGGTTGTAG
- the ispG gene encoding flavodoxin-dependent (E)-4-hydroxy-3-methylbut-2-enyl-diphosphate synthase — protein sequence MTAISLGMPAVPTKLADRRVSRKIQVGSVAVGGDAQISVQSMTTTRTSDIGATLQQIAELTASGCDIVRVACPTQDDADALAVIAKKSNIPVIADIHFQPKYVFAAIDAGCAAVRVNPGNIKQFDDKVKEIARAAKDAGTPIRIGVNAGSLDARLLKKYGKATPEALVESALWEASLFEEHGFSDIKISVKHNDPVVMVNAYRQLAAQCTYPLHLGVTEAGPAFQGTIKSAVAFGALLSEGIGDTIRVSLSAPPVEEIKVGIQILESLNLKPRRLEIVSCPSCGRAQVDVYKLAEEVTAGLEGMEVPLRVAVMGCVVNGPGEAREADLGVASGNGKGQIFVKGEVIKTVPESKIVETLIEEAMKIAEQMEKDGVMSGEPTVAIGV from the coding sequence ATGACTGCCATCTCTCTCGGAATGCCGGCCGTGCCGACGAAGCTCGCCGACCGCAGGGTCAGCCGCAAGATCCAGGTCGGCTCGGTGGCCGTCGGCGGCGACGCCCAAATCTCCGTGCAGTCGATGACCACCACCAGGACCTCCGACATCGGGGCCACGCTCCAGCAGATCGCCGAGCTGACCGCTTCCGGCTGTGACATCGTCCGCGTGGCCTGCCCGACGCAGGACGACGCCGACGCGCTCGCCGTGATCGCGAAGAAGTCGAACATCCCGGTCATCGCGGACATCCATTTCCAGCCGAAGTACGTGTTCGCCGCGATCGACGCCGGCTGCGCCGCCGTCCGCGTGAACCCGGGCAACATCAAGCAGTTCGACGACAAGGTCAAGGAGATCGCGCGCGCCGCCAAGGACGCCGGAACCCCGATCCGGATCGGCGTCAACGCCGGCTCGCTCGACGCGCGACTGCTGAAGAAGTACGGCAAGGCCACGCCCGAGGCGCTGGTCGAGTCCGCGCTGTGGGAGGCCTCCCTCTTCGAGGAGCACGGCTTCAGCGACATCAAGATCTCGGTCAAGCACAACGACCCCGTGGTCATGGTCAACGCCTACCGCCAGCTCGCCGCCCAGTGCACCTACCCGCTGCACCTCGGCGTCACCGAGGCCGGCCCGGCGTTCCAGGGCACGATCAAGTCCGCCGTCGCCTTCGGCGCGCTGCTCTCCGAGGGCATCGGCGACACGATCCGCGTCTCGCTGTCGGCCCCGCCGGTGGAGGAGATCAAGGTCGGCATCCAGATCCTGGAGTCGCTGAACCTCAAGCCGCGCCGCCTGGAGATCGTCTCCTGCCCGTCCTGCGGGCGTGCGCAGGTGGACGTCTACAAGCTGGCCGAGGAGGTCACGGCGGGCCTGGAGGGCATGGAGGTCCCGCTGCGCGTCGCCGTCATGGGCTGCGTCGTCAACGGCCCCGGCGAGGCCCGTGAGGCCGACCTGGGCGTCGCCTCCGGCAACGGCAAGGGCCAGATCTTCGTCAAGGGCGAGGTCATCAAGACCGTCCCCGAGTCGAAGATCGTCGAGACCCTCATCGAAGAGGCGATGAAGATCGCCGAGCAGATGGAGAAGGACGGCGTGATGTCGGGCGAGCCGACGGTCGCCATCGGCGTGTAG
- the nusA gene encoding transcription termination factor NusA, translated as MDIDMSALRGLVREKEISFDLLVEAIESALLIAYHRTEGSFRRARVVLDRTNGHVIVWATEDPRDLEEGQEAKEFDDTPSDFGRIAATTAKQVILQRLRDAEDDLTFGEFLGREGDVITGVVQQGKDPKNVLVDIGKMEAMLPVQEQVPGEDYTHGLRLKSYVVRVAKGVRGPSVTLSRTHPNLVKKLFALEVPEIADGSVEICAIAREAGHRTKIAVRANRSGLNPKGACIGPMGSRVRNVMAELHGEKIDIVDWSDDPAEMVANALSPARVSKVEVVDWDTRSARVTVPDYQLSLAIGKEGQNARLAARLTGWRIDIRPDTEQPSDGDDRDRDRGERRDERRDDRGDDRRDDRRDDRRGE; from the coding sequence GTGGACATCGACATGAGTGCCCTGCGGGGTCTGGTTCGGGAGAAGGAGATTTCCTTCGACCTGCTCGTCGAAGCGATCGAGTCGGCCCTCCTCATCGCGTACCACCGCACCGAGGGAAGCTTCCGGCGCGCACGCGTCGTGCTCGACCGCACCAACGGTCACGTGATCGTGTGGGCGACCGAGGACCCGAGGGACCTGGAAGAGGGCCAGGAGGCCAAGGAGTTCGACGACACCCCGTCGGACTTCGGCCGCATCGCCGCGACGACCGCCAAGCAGGTGATCCTCCAGCGTCTTCGCGACGCCGAGGACGACCTGACCTTCGGCGAGTTCCTGGGCCGCGAGGGTGATGTCATCACCGGCGTGGTGCAGCAGGGCAAGGACCCGAAGAACGTCCTCGTCGACATCGGCAAGATGGAGGCCATGCTGCCGGTGCAGGAGCAGGTCCCCGGCGAGGACTACACGCACGGACTGCGCCTGAAGTCGTACGTCGTGCGGGTGGCGAAGGGTGTCCGCGGTCCGTCCGTGACCCTGTCGCGCACCCACCCGAACCTGGTGAAGAAGCTGTTCGCGCTGGAGGTCCCGGAGATCGCCGACGGCAGCGTCGAGATCTGCGCGATCGCCCGTGAGGCCGGTCACCGCACCAAGATCGCCGTCCGCGCCAACCGCTCCGGCCTCAACCCGAAGGGCGCCTGCATCGGCCCGATGGGCAGCCGCGTGCGCAACGTGATGGCCGAGCTGCACGGCGAGAAGATCGACATCGTCGACTGGTCGGACGACCCGGCGGAGATGGTCGCCAACGCCCTGTCACCCGCCCGGGTGAGCAAGGTCGAGGTCGTGGACTGGGACACCCGGTCCGCGCGGGTGACCGTGCCCGACTACCAGCTGTCGCTGGCCATCGGCAAGGAGGGCCAGAACGCCCGCCTCGCCGCTCGCCTGACCGGCTGGCGCATCGACATCCGTCCCGACACCGAGCAGCCCTCGGACGGGGACGACCGCGACCGCGACCGCGGCGAGCGCCGCGACGAGCGCCGCGACGACCGGGGTGACGACCGCCGGGACGACCGGCGCGACGACCGCCGCGGGGAATAA
- a CDS encoding ferritin-like domain-containing protein: MTPAPVPSPAGRVLEAAQAALAAEHAAAYGYGVIGARASAARSAEAREAYVGHLARRDALARTVRELGGSPRPSEAAYTLPFTVRTPADAERLAAGIEDRVAGAYSDLVRAAEGRLRREAADALTAAAVRAARWRGVGVAFPGLTERADTPPT; the protein is encoded by the coding sequence GTGACCCCCGCCCCCGTCCCCTCCCCCGCCGGCCGGGTCCTGGAGGCCGCGCAGGCGGCGCTGGCCGCCGAGCACGCGGCCGCGTACGGCTACGGCGTGATCGGGGCCCGGGCCTCGGCCGCCCGCTCCGCCGAGGCCCGCGAGGCGTACGTCGGCCACCTCGCGCGCCGCGACGCGCTCGCCCGCACCGTGCGTGAGCTGGGCGGTTCCCCTCGCCCCTCGGAGGCCGCGTACACGCTGCCGTTCACCGTGCGCACGCCCGCCGACGCCGAGCGGCTGGCCGCCGGGATCGAGGACCGGGTGGCGGGCGCGTACTCCGATCTGGTGCGCGCCGCCGAGGGCCGGTTGCGCCGCGAGGCGGCTGACGCGCTCACCGCCGCGGCCGTGCGCGCGGCACGCTGGCGTGGTGTCGGCGTAGCCTTCCCTGGGCTCACGGAACGCGCGGACACACCGCCGACCTAG
- a CDS encoding GNAT family N-acetyltransferase, translating into MPTPAGDDPGRPAGLRIGPLDLAARVDEALRVQAMAFGLSEEEIGIRRYIVQRHMTCRGARALGAFTEDGGLAGFVYGMPNDRTHWWSGVVEPYLRTGGHESWLDGSFVITELHVHPGFQGKGVGRALITLITDTAAEERSILSAIDTDSPARGLYRSLGYTDLARQVLFPSASLPYAVMGAPLPLRRP; encoded by the coding sequence ATGCCAACCCCCGCGGGAGACGACCCCGGCCGGCCCGCCGGACTGCGCATCGGGCCCCTCGACCTCGCCGCCCGGGTCGACGAGGCCCTGCGCGTGCAGGCCATGGCCTTCGGGCTCAGCGAGGAAGAGATCGGCATCCGGCGCTACATCGTCCAGCGCCACATGACCTGCCGAGGAGCCCGCGCGCTCGGTGCGTTCACCGAGGACGGGGGGCTCGCCGGGTTCGTCTACGGCATGCCCAACGACCGCACGCACTGGTGGTCCGGAGTCGTCGAGCCCTACCTGCGGACCGGCGGGCACGAGAGCTGGCTCGACGGCTCCTTCGTGATCACCGAGCTCCACGTGCACCCCGGGTTCCAGGGCAAGGGCGTCGGCCGCGCCCTCATCACCCTGATCACCGACACCGCCGCCGAGGAACGCTCGATCCTCTCCGCGATCGACACCGACAGCCCCGCCCGCGGCCTCTACCGGTCCCTCGGCTACACGGACCTCGCCCGCCAGGTCCTCTTCCCGAGCGCGAGCCTCCCGTACGCCGTCATGGGCGCCCCGCTGCCGCTGCGCAGGCCCTGA
- a CDS encoding GNAT family N-acetyltransferase, translated as MLTQTTTRVLEPSDLDAALDILGREPVENAFVTSRVQIAGLDPWRLGGEMWGWYADGVLRSLCYAGANLVPVCAEPDAVRAFADRARRTGRRCSSIVGPAEATGLLWQLLEPNWGPARDVRSCQPLMVMEQPSTAVTADPRVRRIRKDEMDLIMPACVAMFTEEVGISPMTGDGGLLYQARVAELVASGRSFARVQDGKVLFKAEIGAATTRACQIQGVWVAPEFRGRGHSETGMAAVVAYALRDVAPVVSLYVNDFNTAARASYHRVGFREVGAFMSVLF; from the coding sequence GTGTTGACGCAGACCACCACCCGGGTCCTTGAGCCCAGTGATCTTGACGCCGCGCTCGACATCCTCGGCCGCGAGCCGGTCGAGAACGCCTTCGTCACCTCCCGGGTCCAGATCGCCGGGCTCGACCCGTGGCGTCTGGGCGGCGAGATGTGGGGCTGGTACGCCGACGGCGTACTCCGCTCCCTCTGCTACGCCGGCGCCAACCTGGTGCCCGTCTGCGCCGAACCCGACGCCGTACGGGCCTTCGCCGACCGCGCCCGGCGCACCGGCCGCCGCTGCTCCTCCATCGTCGGCCCCGCCGAGGCCACCGGGCTGCTCTGGCAGCTCCTGGAGCCGAACTGGGGCCCGGCCCGCGACGTCCGCTCCTGCCAGCCGCTCATGGTCATGGAGCAGCCGTCCACCGCGGTGACCGCCGACCCCCGGGTCCGCCGGATCCGCAAGGACGAGATGGACCTGATCATGCCCGCCTGCGTGGCCATGTTCACCGAAGAGGTCGGCATCTCCCCGATGACCGGCGACGGCGGCCTGCTCTACCAGGCCCGGGTCGCCGAGCTGGTCGCCAGTGGCCGTTCGTTCGCCCGCGTCCAGGACGGCAAGGTCCTCTTCAAGGCCGAGATCGGCGCCGCGACCACCCGCGCCTGCCAGATCCAGGGCGTCTGGGTGGCCCCCGAGTTCCGCGGCCGCGGGCACTCGGAGACCGGGATGGCCGCCGTCGTCGCGTACGCGCTCCGGGACGTGGCCCCCGTGGTCAGCCTGTACGTCAACGACTTCAACACCGCGGCGCGCGCCTCCTACCACCGGGTCGGCTTCCGCGAGGTCGGCGCGTTCATGAGCGTGCTGTTCTGA
- a CDS encoding M50 family metallopeptidase, which translates to MTILLTLIGVLVFAVGLLFSIAWHELGHLSTAKLFGIRVPQYMVGFGRTIWSRKKGDTEYGLKAIPMGGYIRMIGMFPPGEDGKVTVRSTSPFRTMIEDARSAAYEELQPGDESRLFYTRKPWKRVIVMFAGPFMNLVLAMAIFFGVWMTFGVQQTTTQVQTVTDCVIKQSENRDECRAGDPAAPGKAAGLQVGDKIVGFQGKPIEDWATLQKNIRDTIGPATLTVLRDGQKVTLQASLVENRVGKSDGHGGYVKGEYVSAGYLGVGPKSVIAPLTFTQSADRVGEVVQSSLQGLAQLPGKIPALWNSVFNGAEREADSPMGIIGAARINGEIANLDIPSEQRMSIMLNVLGMFNLSLFLFNMLPLLPLDGGHIAGALWESVRRAFARVFRRADPGPFDVARLMPAAYVVAGVFLCFTLLVLAADVVNPIRIT; encoded by the coding sequence ATGACCATACTGCTCACCTTGATCGGCGTGCTCGTCTTCGCGGTCGGGCTGCTCTTCTCGATCGCCTGGCACGAGCTCGGTCACCTCTCCACGGCCAAGCTCTTCGGCATCCGCGTGCCCCAGTACATGGTCGGCTTCGGCCGGACCATCTGGTCGCGCAAGAAGGGCGACACCGAGTACGGGCTCAAGGCCATCCCGATGGGCGGATACATCCGCATGATCGGAATGTTCCCGCCGGGCGAGGACGGCAAGGTCACCGTCCGCTCCACGTCGCCGTTCCGCACGATGATCGAGGACGCCCGCTCGGCGGCGTACGAGGAGCTGCAGCCGGGCGACGAATCGCGGCTCTTCTACACGCGCAAGCCGTGGAAGCGCGTGATCGTGATGTTCGCGGGACCGTTCATGAACCTGGTCCTGGCGATGGCGATCTTCTTCGGCGTGTGGATGACCTTCGGGGTGCAGCAGACGACCACCCAGGTCCAGACCGTCACCGACTGCGTGATCAAGCAGAGCGAGAACCGCGACGAGTGCCGGGCCGGCGACCCGGCCGCCCCGGGCAAGGCCGCCGGCCTCCAGGTCGGGGACAAGATCGTGGGCTTCCAGGGCAAGCCGATCGAGGACTGGGCCACCCTCCAGAAGAACATCCGCGACACCATCGGACCCGCCACCCTCACCGTCCTGCGCGACGGGCAGAAGGTGACCCTCCAGGCGAGCCTCGTGGAGAACCGCGTGGGCAAGAGCGACGGCCACGGCGGCTACGTCAAGGGCGAGTACGTCTCGGCCGGCTACCTCGGGGTCGGCCCGAAGTCCGTGATCGCCCCGCTCACCTTCACCCAGTCCGCGGACCGGGTCGGCGAGGTCGTCCAGAGCAGCCTGCAGGGCCTGGCCCAGCTCCCGGGCAAGATCCCGGCCCTGTGGAACTCGGTCTTCAACGGGGCCGAGCGGGAGGCCGACTCCCCGATGGGCATCATCGGCGCCGCCCGGATCAACGGGGAGATCGCGAACCTCGACATTCCGAGCGAGCAGCGGATGTCGATCATGCTGAACGTCCTGGGCATGTTCAACCTCTCCCTCTTCCTGTTCAACATGCTGCCCCTGCTGCCGCTGGACGGCGGGCACATCGCGGGCGCCCTGTGGGAGTCGGTGCGGCGGGCCTTCGCCCGGGTCTTCCGGCGCGCCGACCCGGGCCCCTTCGACGTGGCGCGGCTGATGCCGGCCGCGTACGTGGTGGCCGGGGTCTTCCTCTGCTTCACCTTGTTGGTGCTGGCCGCGGACGTGGTCAACCCCATCAGAATCACCTGA
- the rimP gene encoding ribosome maturation factor RimP yields MSTTQSDRLRALLEPLVAAKGLDLEEIETSKAGKRRMLRIIVDSDEGVELDACAELSREVSDLLDETDAMGEDEYVLEVSSPGADRPLTEHRHYIRAIGRLVKFQTSDGGEVIARILDVDDEGMDLEVPGVKGRKATARRIVFTDIAKARVEIEFNRKDKKEEEA; encoded by the coding sequence ATGAGCACCACCCAGAGCGACAGGCTGCGCGCATTGCTGGAGCCGCTCGTCGCCGCCAAGGGCCTGGACCTCGAGGAGATCGAGACGTCCAAGGCGGGCAAGCGCCGGATGCTGCGCATCATCGTGGACTCCGACGAGGGCGTGGAGCTGGACGCGTGCGCCGAGCTGAGCCGCGAGGTCTCGGACCTGCTGGACGAGACCGACGCGATGGGTGAGGACGAGTACGTCCTCGAAGTGAGCTCGCCGGGCGCTGACCGCCCGCTGACCGAGCACCGTCACTACATCCGGGCGATCGGCCGGCTCGTGAAGTTCCAGACGTCGGACGGCGGGGAAGTGATCGCCCGCATCCTCGACGTCGACGACGAGGGCATGGACCTCGAAGTCCCGGGCGTGAAGGGCCGCAAGGCGACCGCCCGCCGCATCGTATTCACCGACATCGCCAAGGCGCGTGTCGAGATCGAGTTCAACCGCAAGGACAAGAAGGAAGAGGAGGCGTAG
- a CDS encoding proline--tRNA ligase: protein MSTQHVQRMSRLMAKTLREDPADAETLSHRLLVRAGYVRRSSAGVWSWLPLGKRVLDNVSRIVREEMDGIGAQEVLLPALLPKEPYEVSGRWSEYGDLLFRLKDRKGADYLLGPTHEEIFTLVVKDQCTSYKDLPVMLYQIQTKYRDEARPRSGVLRGREFQMKDSYSFDVSDEGLAESYRLHREAYVRIFERLGLDHRVVSAVSGAMGGSASEEFLAPAPAGEDTFADCPSCGYAANTEAVTFALTPAPGEHAPLEEIPTPDTPTIETLAAHLGVPASATLKNLLVKVDGEITAVGVPGDREVDLGKLGEHLAPAVVELVTAEDFTGRPDLVRGYVGPQGLEKVRYLADPRVAPGTSWVTGANRPDTHARNVVCGRDFEVDRYLDVVVVEEGDPCPSCGAGLRLDRAIEIGHIFQLGRKYADAFGLDVLGKEGKPVRVTMGSYGIGVSRAVAALAEQTADERGLCWPAAVAPADVHVVAAGKAVPLALAESAAESLAGAGLRVLLDDRPGLSPGVKLTDAELIGVPWILVAGRRSADGVVELQDRRSGTREELPLAEALSRLTAGA, encoded by the coding sequence ATGTCAACGCAACACGTGCAGCGCATGTCCCGCCTCATGGCCAAGACCCTCCGCGAGGACCCCGCCGACGCGGAAACCCTCAGCCACCGCCTGCTGGTCCGGGCCGGCTACGTCCGGCGCAGCTCCGCCGGAGTGTGGAGCTGGCTGCCGCTCGGCAAGCGGGTCCTGGACAACGTCTCGCGCATCGTCCGCGAGGAGATGGACGGGATCGGGGCGCAGGAAGTGCTGCTCCCGGCACTGCTGCCGAAGGAGCCGTACGAGGTCAGCGGGCGCTGGTCGGAGTACGGGGACCTGCTCTTCCGGCTCAAGGACCGCAAGGGCGCGGACTACCTGCTCGGCCCCACCCACGAGGAGATCTTCACCCTGGTGGTCAAGGACCAGTGCACGTCCTACAAGGACCTGCCGGTCATGCTCTACCAGATCCAGACCAAGTACCGGGACGAGGCCAGGCCCCGCTCGGGCGTCCTGCGCGGTCGCGAGTTCCAGATGAAGGACTCGTACTCCTTCGACGTGTCCGACGAGGGCCTGGCGGAGTCCTACCGGCTCCACCGCGAGGCCTACGTACGCATCTTCGAGCGGCTCGGCCTCGACCACCGGGTGGTGTCGGCGGTCTCCGGCGCGATGGGCGGCTCGGCGTCGGAGGAGTTCCTGGCACCGGCCCCGGCCGGCGAGGACACCTTCGCGGACTGCCCCTCCTGCGGCTACGCGGCCAACACGGAGGCGGTGACCTTCGCCCTGACCCCGGCCCCGGGGGAGCACGCCCCGCTGGAGGAGATCCCGACCCCCGACACCCCCACCATCGAGACCCTGGCGGCGCACCTGGGCGTCCCCGCCTCCGCGACGCTGAAGAACCTCCTCGTGAAGGTGGACGGCGAGATCACCGCCGTCGGCGTGCCCGGTGACCGCGAGGTCGACCTCGGCAAGCTCGGGGAGCACCTGGCCCCGGCGGTCGTGGAGCTGGTGACGGCGGAGGATTTCACCGGCCGGCCCGACCTCGTACGGGGCTACGTGGGCCCGCAGGGCCTGGAGAAGGTCCGCTACCTCGCCGACCCCCGCGTCGCACCGGGCACCTCCTGGGTGACGGGGGCCAACCGGCCCGACACGCACGCCCGGAACGTGGTCTGCGGGCGGGACTTCGAGGTGGACCGGTACCTGGACGTGGTCGTCGTCGAGGAGGGCGACCCCTGCCCCTCCTGCGGAGCCGGGCTGCGGCTCGACCGGGCCATCGAGATCGGGCACATCTTCCAGCTCGGCCGCAAGTACGCGGACGCGTTCGGACTCGACGTCCTCGGCAAGGAGGGCAAGCCGGTCCGGGTCACGATGGGCTCCTACGGGATCGGCGTCTCCCGCGCGGTGGCCGCGCTGGCCGAGCAGACGGCGGACGAGCGGGGCCTGTGCTGGCCCGCCGCGGTCGCCCCGGCCGACGTCCACGTCGTGGCGGCGGGCAAGGCGGTGCCGCTCGCGCTGGCGGAGTCGGCGGCGGAGTCCCTGGCCGGGGCCGGTCTCCGCGTCCTCCTGGACGACCGGCCGGGCCTGTCGCCCGGGGTGAAGCTGACGGACGCGGAGCTCATCGGAGTCCCGTGGATCCTGGTCGCGGGCCGCCGGTCCGCGGACGGGGTGGTGGAGCTCCAGGACCGCCGCTCCGGCACCCGCGAGGAGCTCCCCCTGGCGGAGGCCCTGTCCCGCCTGACCGCCGGCGCGTAG
- a CDS encoding YlxR family protein, producing MSGRTQARACPERTCVGCRERAAKSDLLRIVAVGDKCVSDPRGTLPGRGAYVHPAVVCLDQAVRRRAFSRAFKSAGPFDTAELHKALADEAEATP from the coding sequence GTGTCTGGCCGGACGCAAGCCCGCGCATGCCCCGAACGCACCTGTGTGGGGTGTCGGGAGCGAGCGGCCAAGAGCGATCTGCTGCGCATCGTGGCGGTCGGTGACAAATGTGTCTCCGATCCTCGCGGTACGCTGCCCGGCCGGGGTGCCTACGTGCACCCCGCCGTGGTCTGCCTCGACCAGGCTGTCCGCCGTAGGGCGTTCTCCCGGGCCTTCAAGTCCGCAGGACCGTTCGACACGGCGGAACTGCACAAAGCCCTGGCCGATGAGGCCGAGGCGACACCGTAG